From a region of the Pectobacterium aquaticum genome:
- a CDS encoding reverse transcriptase domain-containing protein: protein MKDNSLESIFNSYFNNKKDFSDFHTLITEDEASLIPLSKNKVELYQCSARLKVIHTFLSRFVFNEMPMRKDIVFSYQKDVNISDAVRPHCNSEFIFKTDISKFFPSISAEAVSHTLSKYCENIRTVDPEEVRENIKRIVYLCTVNNRLPVGFSCSPSISNFCFYDYDNTIEAYCNEKGYIYSRYSDDLIISSQDEMDKKIITSDLTAMLSSDAFLKLSLNHKKTKIITKKYERKILGISILNDGKMTVSKATKTDIEVKLHLLKTDRKKLLNYTGMDEMTSILSIAGVLSQINNIDQDYLFHLRKKYGNAIISKLLRGKELLK from the coding sequence ATGAAGGATAACAGTCTGGAGAGTATTTTTAATTCCTATTTCAATAACAAAAAAGACTTCTCTGATTTTCATACCCTCATAACGGAAGACGAAGCTAGCCTTATTCCCCTGAGTAAAAATAAGGTTGAGCTTTACCAGTGTTCAGCCCGGCTTAAGGTTATTCATACTTTTCTTTCTCGGTTTGTTTTCAACGAAATGCCTATGAGAAAAGATATCGTTTTTTCTTACCAGAAAGATGTGAATATTAGTGATGCCGTCCGACCGCACTGTAATAGTGAGTTTATATTTAAAACAGACATATCGAAATTTTTCCCCTCAATCAGCGCTGAAGCAGTGTCTCATACGCTTTCAAAATACTGTGAAAATATACGAACAGTGGACCCTGAAGAGGTTAGAGAGAATATCAAGAGGATTGTTTATCTGTGCACTGTCAATAACCGTCTGCCCGTTGGATTTTCATGCTCACCCTCAATCAGTAACTTCTGTTTTTATGATTATGACAATACTATTGAGGCCTACTGTAACGAGAAAGGCTATATCTATAGTCGTTACTCGGATGATCTTATTATTTCATCGCAGGATGAAATGGATAAAAAAATAATCACAAGTGACCTCACGGCGATGCTATCATCAGACGCATTCCTGAAACTATCCCTCAATCATAAAAAAACAAAAATCATTACGAAAAAGTATGAAAGAAAGATTCTGGGAATAAGCATACTTAATGACGGAAAAATGACAGTCAGCAAAGCAACCAAAACGGATATTGAAGTGAAGCTGCATCTGCTCAAAACTGACAGAAAAAAACTACTGAATTATACAGGGATGGATGAGATGACATCGATTCTGTCAATCGCAGGCGTACTGAGTCAAATTAACAACATCGACCAGGACTACCTTTTTCATCTACGTAAAAAATATGGTAACGCCATCATCAGCAAGCTGCTCAGAGGCAAGGAGCTGCTGAAATGA
- a CDS encoding AAA family ATPase, with the protein MIVSVDIRALQHLAEISVSFDFSRDPLICMTSRNGVGKTSIIKALALLKDTAIVSKTSSVFSISEETQIDVKINEDVYSFRFSDGDLDTKNILRDETFLNVELPIPYGKRFSEFPSLGSIDMTLREKYLKRDYEEAHELIAFLNSVYRDEKKFQNLKVVSIKGVNYYFLPLDNNRYIREDYFSSGEFFVISIFKMITSSSRLIIIDEIDVSLDSSAQVSLMGAIRNICVEREIKILFTTHSLAIMKTIYEYGTPIIYLKNENGTVSHNRVSYSFIQMEMFGFQGYDKFIFTEDVTLEHYINLKLSTMETKNRVKVIYIGGCSNVVDLMKRNSVTGFICSSKDAIAVLDGDAKTQYGHRPDVIISPYDDIEDEIFRKYKEENAVHNLPDVAPENAKSKTYWKKLQEKRKEHNLTREDIFTILEHGFDEKVSVFYNELLKFINS; encoded by the coding sequence ATGATCGTCAGTGTAGATATTAGAGCGCTGCAACACTTAGCTGAAATCAGCGTGTCCTTTGATTTTTCACGCGACCCACTTATCTGCATGACAAGCAGGAATGGCGTGGGTAAAACGTCCATCATTAAAGCGCTCGCCCTGCTCAAGGACACCGCTATCGTTAGTAAAACGTCGTCAGTGTTTAGCATCAGTGAAGAAACGCAGATCGATGTTAAAATTAATGAAGACGTATATAGTTTCAGGTTCAGTGATGGCGATCTTGATACGAAGAATATTCTCAGAGATGAAACGTTTCTGAACGTCGAGCTGCCTATTCCTTACGGTAAGCGTTTCTCAGAATTTCCCTCCTTGGGCAGCATCGATATGACGCTAAGGGAGAAGTACTTAAAAAGAGACTATGAAGAAGCGCATGAACTTATAGCTTTCCTCAATTCCGTTTATAGGGATGAAAAAAAGTTTCAGAATCTGAAAGTCGTGAGCATAAAGGGTGTGAATTACTATTTTCTGCCGCTTGATAATAATCGGTATATACGCGAGGACTATTTCAGTTCAGGGGAGTTCTTTGTTATCAGTATTTTCAAGATGATAACCTCCTCAAGTCGGCTTATCATCATAGATGAAATAGATGTATCCCTTGATTCCTCTGCGCAGGTTTCATTGATGGGTGCGATCAGGAATATCTGCGTGGAAAGGGAAATAAAAATACTCTTTACCACGCATTCTCTCGCCATCATGAAAACCATCTATGAATACGGAACACCAATCATCTATCTGAAAAATGAAAACGGTACAGTTAGCCATAACCGGGTTTCTTACAGCTTCATTCAAATGGAAATGTTTGGGTTCCAAGGGTATGACAAATTTATCTTCACCGAAGACGTAACGCTTGAGCACTATATCAACCTTAAGCTCTCCACTATGGAAACAAAGAATAGGGTCAAAGTCATTTATATTGGAGGCTGCAGCAATGTGGTTGATTTGATGAAGCGTAATTCTGTGACTGGTTTCATCTGCTCATCCAAAGACGCGATAGCCGTTCTAGACGGTGATGCGAAAACCCAATATGGTCACCGTCCGGACGTTATTATCAGCCCTTATGATGATATTGAAGATGAAATATTCAGGAAATATAAAGAAGAAAATGCGGTGCATAATCTCCCGGATGTCGCACCAGAAAATGCCAAATCTAAAACCTACTGGAAAAAGCTGCAGGAAAAACGTAAAGAACATAATCTTACCCGAGAGGATATTTTTACAATTTTGGAGCATGGTTTTGATGAGAAAGTGTCGGTTTTTTATAATGAATTGCTCAAATTTATCAACAGTTAG